The Ammospiza nelsoni isolate bAmmNel1 chromosome 27, bAmmNel1.pri, whole genome shotgun sequence genome contains a region encoding:
- the LOC132084583 gene encoding tyrosine-protein kinase ZAP-70 — translation MPDAAAHLPFYYGSIARSEAEEHLKLGGMADGLFLLRQCLRSLGGYVLSMVCDLQFYHYPIERQLNGTYAILGGKAHCGPEELCEFYSKDADGLCCPLRKPCNRPSGVEPQPGVFDSMRDNMVREYVRQTWKLEGDALEQAIISQAPQVEKLVATTAHERMPWYHGNISREEAERRLYSGAQPDGKFLLREKKENRAYALSLVYGKTVYHYRVDHDKSGKYSIPEGTKFDTLWQLVEYLKLKPDGLIFYLREACPNPNMPASAAPVPPTHPSVSRNLGPLNADGYTPDPVGAGKSRLLPMDTSVYESPYSDPEELKDKKLFLKRDHLMIDEVELGAGNFGCVKKGVYKMRKKQIDVAIKVLKSNNEKTVKDEMMKEAQIMHQLDNPYIVRMIGVCEAESLMLVMEMASGGPLNRFLASKKDEITTSNIVELMHQVSMGMKYLEEKNFVHRDLAARNVLLVNQHYAKISDFGLSKALGADDSYYKARTAGKWPLKWYAPECILFHKFSSKSDVWSYGVTMWEAFSFGQKPYKKMKGPEVISFIEQGKRMDCPQECPAEMYSLMQQCWTYRWEERPGFVAVENTIRSYYYSIAAKPENGPDTGDRAKAALP, via the exons ATGCCGGACGCTGCCGCCCACCTGCCCTTCTACTACGGCAGCATCGCGCGCTCGGAGGCCGAGGAGCACCTGAAGCTGGGCGGGATGGCGGACGGGCTGTTCCTGCTGCGGCAGTGCCTGCGCAGCCTGGGCGGCTACGTGCTCTCCATG gtgtGCGACCTGCAGTTCTACCACTACCCCATCGAGCGCCAGCTCAACGGCACCTACGCCATCCTGGGGGGCAAGGCGCACTGCGGCCCCGAGGAGCTCTGCGAGTTCTACTCCAAGGACGCTGACGGGCTCTGCTGCCCCCTGCGCAAGCCCTGCAACCGCCCCAGCGGCGTGGAGCCCCAGCCCGGTGTCTTCGACAGCATGAGGGACAACATGGTGCGGGAATACGTGCGGCAGACCTGGAAACTGGAG gGGGATGCCCTGGAACAGGCCATCATCAGCCAGGCTCCCCAGGTGGAGAAGCTGGTGGCCACCACAGCCCACGAGAGGATGCCCTGGTACCACGGCAACATCAGCAGGGAAGAGGCGGAACGGAGGCTCTACTCGGGGGCACAGCCTGATGGGAAATTCCT gctgagaGAGAAGAAGGAGAACCGTGCCTATGCCCTGTCCCTCGTCTATGGCAAGACTGTGTATCACTACCGCGTGGACCACGATAAATCTGGGAAATACTCCATTCCTGAGGGCACCAAATTTGACACACTCTGGCAG TTGGTGGAGTACTTAAAGCTCAAACCAGACGGGCTGATTTTCTACCTGAGGGAAGCCTGCCCCAACCCCAACATGCCGG cctctgcagcaccagTTCCACCCACCCACCCCTCCGTGAGC agaAACCTGGGCCCTCTCAATGCAGATGGATACACCCCAGATCCTGTTG gggcaggaaaaTCCCGGCTGCTGCCCATGGACACCAGTGTCTACGAGAGCCCCTACAGCGACCCCGAGGAGCTGAAGGACAAGAAGCTGTTCCTGAAGAGGGACCACCTGATGATTGATGAGGTGGAGCTGGGTGCAGGAAACTTTGGCTGCGTCAAGAAGGGAGTTTACAAAATGAGGAA GAAGCAGATTGATGTGGCCATCAAGGTGCTGAAGAGCAACAACGAGAAGACGGTGAAGGATGAGATGATGAAGGAAGCTCAGATCATGCACCAACTGGACAATCCCTACATTGTGAGAATGATTGGGGTGTGCGAGGCTGAGTCGCTGATGCTCGTGATGGAGATGGCTTCTGGAGGGCCCCTCAACAGGTTCTTGGCTTCCAAGAA GGACGAGATTACAACGAGCAACATCGTGGAGCTGATGCACCAGGTGTCCATGGGCATGAAGTACCTGGAGGAGAAGAACTTTGTCCACAGGGACCTGGCAGCCAGGAACGTCCTGCTGGTCAACCAGCACTATGCCAAGATCAGTGACTTTGGGCTCTCCAAGGCTCTGGGAGCTGATGACAGCTACTACAAG gccaggacagcagggaagtGGCCCTTGAAGTGGTACGCCCCCGAGTGCATCCTCTTCCACAAGTTCTCCAGCAAGAGCGACGTCTGGAGCTACGGTGTGACCATGTGGGAGGCCTTCAGCTTTGGGCAGAAACCCTACAAG AAAATGAAGGGCCCTGAGGTAATCAGCTTCATAGAGCAAGGCAAGCGCATGGACTGTCCCCAGGAGTGCCCAGCAGAGATGTACTCCCTgatgcagcagtgctggacATACAG ATGGGAAGAACGTCCAGGGTTTGTGGCTGTGGAGAATACCATCCGCTCCTACTACTACAGCATTGCTGCCAAGCCTGAAAATGGGCcagacacaggggacagggccaaagcagctctgccctga